ATCAAACATTACTGCTTTGACATAAATTTCGTTTATTGATTGTATGTTAGTCCTTCTCtatgtttattattattactgTATATGTGATTACCAAAAaacatgtgtgtgtatatatattatgtgcTTGCTTGTTGCTGATGCTCCTTTTTTTCCCTGCTACTTTGTAAAATTGTAATTTTAACTGTATCTTTTTTGTTGGGGCCTTCAAATAGTGCTTCTACCAGTCTAtaaattcatatattttttttccaagaaGTGATTGTTATTTCTATTAAGACACATGAACACAATTATAATGGTCTCCATATGAGTGCATTCCCTAGTGTCAGTGCACTGATCTGGAGATAATTcgcacaaataaaaataaactgtaAACTTTCTAACAGCTACCACAAGCACCTCTATAAACTCTACCACAAAGACAGCATGTGCAATAGACTTATACTGAGGCACATACAATGTCATTGCCGTCAAGCGAGACCACAAAAACCATCATTGACAAGCGAGGCCGCATCACTCACTAGACAAGACATTACCCGTTAAACACTGTACATACGAAACTTACACTAATCCGATAACGGTGTCCACCGTTGACTTATCTCCACCGCCCAAGTCCTCTCTACCTAAGATGGTACAACATCTGCAAGTTCTGCTACTCCTATAAACCAAGCGAAGCTGCCATATGAACCTGGCCACGTAAGGGTGGCGCCGCCGTGAATCAATCAAGAAAAACAACACCCTTAAGATCAACGGCCCCGACCCACCAACAACTAATAAACCTCAACAAACCATGCCCATAATCAAGATAACCCTTGGGAGGGGAGTAGATTTCGAATTAGGGCTCGTTCGTATCTAATCAAGCTACCAATTTTTGTCCCTTTGTGCTTCTGTCCAATTTGTGGCAAAATGTTGCTAAACTTGAACAAATGTTGACCATCCAATTATGCGCACATACCATAGCAAACCGATACTCATAATTGACCTTTACCTTCGTTTACGTTCAATATTATATGGATATCTTTTGATAGGCAAATTTTATGaagatttatttttaaaatacaaGTGATGGTCTGTTTTAAATTAATCTAAACTACGAAAAGTGAAATCTGaattagattaattaattagttaattaatttgaagaAAACTTCTACACCAATTCAAGCCCCTAAACTTGCTAATTAAAGATAGTTAATTGTCATTAGTCATCCTATTTATCTACTCATGAACAGTGCAGACGAATTTAACAAGCATAACGAATAGACATGTTCTTAACGTACGTGCATGACATATTCATGAACTTGGATTCATTTGCAGTAAGATAATATGCAAATCAGCATTTCTGCATCTATATCCATTTTTGACCGCAAACAAAGTATTTTGTGTTCTTCGATCTCTCTCAAACTACTTATTTAAATCCCAAACTCTTCCCTTCAGCAACCCAACTCACCATTTCCTGATCAGGAATCCGAAAACGAAAAAGCACTTTTGATTTCAGAACTCTTTATCAATAACTCGACATGGACATTCACACAAACGTTAATCTTGCATTCGAGGATGAAAGTGCTTATGTCGACGATGATGATATCTTTTTCGCCGAGATTAGAAGGCAGATTTTGGCCTTGACTGCAGACAATGAAGATTTTCCGGACGCGAAAAGCGCGAAATATAACTCATTTCGCAGTAATGTCACCAAACGTCCTGCAGGTCACAGTATGTCATCATCACTTGGATATATAAGTTGGTTGGAAAATAAGAACAGTACTAATTATGCAGTGCCAGCTTCTCTTGCGAAGTTGTGGGAAAATAGCGATGTGACTGGGACTGGAGTTTTTATACCACAAGCTGTAAAATCCAGAAGAGATTGCAGGCCAAGTAAGCACTCTAATCCtttcttaattagtttagtCTTTtcccagaaagaaaaaaaagattttattcaattttaattCGTCAGTGACTAATTTTTGGCTGGTGTACGGCAGGAAGGATGAACGACAGGAGAAAAACTTACAAGCGAGTGGAGAACTTGATCAAGCACTCATGAGCACAAGTATGCTAACCTCAAATAATGTCGCGGCCCCTTTCAAAACAGAACAGATTACCGATGGGCAAAACATTTTGCAGTAAAAGCACTGCAAGCATCATGTGTCAAATGACAAAACAAAACACTAAGAATGCCACATTATTCAGTTGCATCAAGTTCAAATTGCAAGATAAAACCTGAACAGTAATTTCCATactctctttttcttctcatGCAATTCTCTTAGTTTTTTTAGCTTTTGAATCGGATAAATTATTTTTGGTCGTACCCAATGCACAAAGCTCCcccgctttacgcaggatcTGGAAGAGGTGAATCGGATAAAttataataagaaaaaaaacgtCAAAGGAGACAACGAGATAATGCAAATCATTACCCTTTAAATATTAGGCGAGACCTGCGTAAAAGCCAAGGAAGGGAACAACTTGCCAGTTCGTCAACATCTCCAAAAATGCTCAGTCGTCAGTCCCCACTGACAATCTGATGAGATTAGCGTAAGCATAATGTTAAATTAGTATACATCCACTCACCCTTGCCAAAGAAGACATTCTTTTACTTGATTACTTAATTACATGTTAGACAATCACCATCCGAACCCTTCCTAATCTTTGACATTTGGAAAAGCATCATATGCAGGGGGGGAACGGGGTCTCAAGTGCCTGATTTACATTTTTGATGGTTAACCATCTTCATGGTCTCAGCACTGGAGCTGGTTTACTAACACTGGGGAAATAGCAGATTTAATTTTTCGTAATTCCTAAAGCGAGTCGAGCTGGGAGTGATAAAACATTAGTCCCTAGGACGCGCTTGCCACAAAGAACTTAGTGCTCGGAGACGAGAGAAGTAGTCACTGATGACAAGAAGGGCACGAGCTGCTTGGCGAGTGGTCAGAATCCTATGCAATTGTTGCAGAGTTTGCTGTCTCAAAAGGTCAGCCTAACAAGTAAGAAAGTGTGCGAGTTAGTTTTTGTGTACATCCAATGTACATAAGAAATCATAAGCGAGCACCGTTACCTGGTAAAGGAAATTCTCAAGTGTGGCCAGCTTTCCCATAGCAATTGCCATTTGGCCCATGTAGTCGGCGACATTACCAGAACCTGTGGGGCAATGATTCGCCGAGGAAAGTGTCTCCACAAGAGATTGTTGTAGAGCTTCCATTCCTTGTGACAAGGCATCTTCAGCCTGTTGGGAGGATTGCTGCAGATTGCATATTCCCATCAACTGTTGATCTGTTAAGGGCTCGAGGTGGTTCCCAAGTATCTGAATATCCAACGATAAAAACACGATTACAGATAGGCCAACAGTGAAAGTGTATACACAACTTAGAAAACGAAATCTATAGAAGATTACCTTGAGAAGTTCGGAGGAGCGGAATCCACCCAACCACATAAAACACCTTTCAGTGGGCGTCTGCCACATGCCAGAGATAATGTGAAACACATCAGTCTTGGCAGCGATGCTCTTCAACCTGAATATCTCATCATAATGTGTCATTACACTATCAACGAGAATCCGCAATTCATTATCTCCCATATGGCAATTCACAGCTGATCGCATATCATGTATTAGCCGCTGATGTTCCTCAAGCCAGTGTGCATACTCCAAGTCAAATGTTAAGGCCCCTGACGTACAATCAGTTATCAGAAACCAATGGATCAAGGCATGCTCATCCAATATCATACCATATACCTACAAGTTACCTCCGAATTACAAAAGATTGCTCATTGAATTCAAGACACAAGAAATTGTAAAACCTTAACTGCATTTTAAGAATCAATTTCCTTAATTACCATTACTAATTACAAGTTTCATGGATCTAACTGACATAACATATACCATTTCCTGCCACTGAATGACCATGATCCCCTGGAAGTCCATTTGTAATAAATATACCCTGCGTTGAAACACCAGCAAGAGAcgaataattatatatatgtatacccACACACGCACATATTACTGATGAAAACTACAAAGTCGTTCACCTGCTGGCGGGCTCGCTGAAGCTCTTGCTCCAGCTGCGAAAGCCTAAGTCGACTATTTTCCAGCTGCTGGACATATGCCTATgtatccaaaaccaaaacctatAAATGATCCAAGTATGTTTCATTCATCAACTTAAGACAATGCAACTTTTTCATTCAACAGTTCAAGGTTGCAGAGGGTCATTAAATTTTTGGGAGAACATCAATTAACTGGGAGGGTACCAAAGgtaagaaaattaaaggaaggGAGCAGAAAGTAAATGGTTTAAAAGGGTCAaaccaaccaaatgagaagtgAAAAAGGGGAGGtaggttaaaaaaaataagccTTTGCTATCAAAGAGAATGAGAAGGCTGAGAAGCATTTAAGGCAAACCTAAATGTAATAGGCCTGGCAGTGAATCTTCAGGGCAAgtctacaccaagattttaTGTCTCAACATACATAGCTAATAGATTGATACACTAGGTTCCTGACCTACACCCGGTATGCCACTGTGGCACGTCAAACGAATAACGTGAtctcatgtgttttaactttttcacATGACCATACATTATTCGTGTTAAGATGTCACGGACTATCAGAGTTAGagatgatgaaattttaaagaaaatgacACTCAAATATGTGCTTATGGAAAGTAAAGATGCATACTTTCTTCCTTAGTCGACTCTTCCTTGCTGCTTCTCTGTTCTGGGCCAGCCTACGTAGCGTCTGCAGATAAGTTAGCTTAATCGGATTAGCATTTAAGATAGAAAATTACTTTTTAATGAAATAACTTTGGTTATTAATCTAAATATTCTAACCTTTTGGTCACCAGTTCTTTCCTTTGCCTGCTCCATGGAATCCACTACCACTAGTGCTCCATGCTGCACTCCATGAAGCTAACACAAGATCATAATTTCACATTAATCCACTTGAACTAAAAAATTAGAAAGCTAAATGAAGTTTACGGGGCAAAATTAGGCAGATTCAAAGCAAATCAGTTTAGAGGTGGTCCCTGTTACATTATTTAAGGTACTAATTGAATTGAAAGCCTTTTGGAAGCTCTTTTTTAACTGACAAAGCGTTAATCTAAATAGCTCTAATATACGAGAGGGAGATTCGGAGCACACAGCTCGATAGTCGAGACTACGATGGTAGTCCAAAATTCCAAACTTCAAACGATTCTCAATTCCATTAGCCTATAGAAAGATTCCCATGAAAAAGTATAGTAGCAGAAATATGCTCATGAAACAGaccagagagagagggagagggagagagaaggagatACTTGGTTTTTGTCATCGGTGTCAACATCCGTTGAAGTGTCAGTCTGCTGGCTGTTGTCAGCCATGGCTGAATTATCACCCCAATTCTCAAAGTGTCCATTTCCAGACGACGGCCTTCCTTTCTGCTGCTGGTACATGTATGGTTGCTGCTGTACTGTGTCCACacaccctccccctcctcctcctcctgttCCGGTTATGGTTGAGCCTATGTCCAAACAACCCCCAACGTTCAACGCACCGTAGTGCAAGCCATCAGGTACAACACTAACATTGTTTGCTTTTAAGCTGAACATGGAGCCTGCGCCTGATTAAAACCCAcatattagagagagagagagagagagagaaaggaggagagagagggagagagaggatacTTGGGCTTAAAACAACAGCATCATCCGGAGGGAAGGCGGTAGCGGACTGTTCAAGCTCTCCAAGATCCGCAAAACGCGTTTGGTTCCGGTCACTGTCGTCTCCCCTGTTTTTTCACACCGCGAAAAAAACAGAGCAACTGGGTTATTTTTACTGCTAAAAATCTGCATACTTTCATAAATTTCAagacttttatgttttttaccCACAACCCAGTTCTCATATGCCATTAAAACAAAAACAGTAagcagaggagagagagaaacctgAAATAGAAGGACGAGTGGGAGTAGAACTCTGGGTTTGTTGAAGCTGCTTTGAAGCTCTGCATCTTTTTTTCTGATTGGGTCGTGATTATTTCTGCCTGTATCACTTCAGAACAAAGAAAAGGTAAAACAAGATGATCTCATACGACTTTTTAcagttggagaagaagaagatggggagagagagatatCGCAGAAGGGTGAGTGAAGTGAACAAAATCTTGGTGTGCTTTAAGAGGAGGATAGCGTATCAGGACTCCCTtcttaataaattttaaaacaCCAGGCTTTTTATTATTGCTTTCTGACTTGGGATTTTAGCTTCCCAATACCCCAGagccacagagagagagagagagagagagagagagagagagagagagcgcctTGCATTTCCTGAGTCTCTCCCTTTGGAGCGTTTCTGTCACTCTCTCCAGTCTTGGCCTTTTCACTCCGCTACAAGCCCACAATCTCTGATTCTCTGCTCTGTTTTTGCTGTCAATCAAAGCAAAATTCAAtgtttttgaaaaacccaaatcgaGAAAATGATCTATAAAAATTAAGGAGGAGCGTCGGACAACTTGTCCATTCAGCCCAAGACAAAAATAAGACCCTATTTTGTTGATTCTTTATCTCTAGGGTCTCGTCCTGGTTCCTTTATTCTAGTGTATAGACTAGTAGTGCTGAGAGTTCTTTGTTTTGCATTGAtgctctcttctttctctaaaacaactttcatgaaatgGATATGTGCCGGTAAATCAGGCCAATTAGGCATTGTTACCATGAATCTTGTCATCCGATTGCATGAGAGTGATTTTTACAACTCCAACATGTTATTTTGAAATTCTGAACTAATAATACAATGTTAAGTTAAGAAGTTAACATATGTGTCATTGTATCGTAGGTATAAGTTGTCATAGTGGTACTAAAGCGTAGGT
The nucleotide sequence above comes from Malus sylvestris chromosome 16, drMalSylv7.2, whole genome shotgun sequence. Encoded proteins:
- the LOC126606376 gene encoding transcription factor TGA2.3-like, which gives rise to MQSFKAASTNPEFYSHSSFYFRGDDSDRNQTRFADLGELEQSATAFPPDDAVVLSPSAGSMFSLKANNVSVVPDGLHYGALNVGGCLDIGSTITGTGGGGGGGCVDTVQQQPYMYQQQKGRPSSGNGHFENWGDNSAMADNSQQTDTSTDVDTDDKNQLHGVQHGALVVVDSMEQAKERTGDQKTLRRLAQNREAARKSRLRKKAYVQQLENSRLRLSQLEQELQRARQQGIFITNGLPGDHGHSVAGNGALTFDLEYAHWLEEHQRLIHDMRSAVNCHMGDNELRILVDSVMTHYDEIFRLKSIAAKTDVFHIISGMWQTPTERCFMWLGGFRSSELLKILGNHLEPLTDQQLMGICNLQQSSQQAEDALSQGMEALQQSLVETLSSANHCPTGSGNVADYMGQMAIAMGKLATLENFLYQADLLRQQTLQQLHRILTTRQAARALLVISDYFSRLRALSSLWQARPRD
- the LOC126606377 gene encoding uncharacterized protein LOC126606377, giving the protein MDIHTNVNLAFEDESAYVDDDDIFFAEIRRQILALTADNEDFPDAKSAKYNSFRSNVTKRPAGHSMSSSLGYISWLENKNSTNYAVPASLAKLWENSDVTGTGVFIPQAVKSRRDCRPRRMNDRRKTYKRVENLIKHS